The DNA sequence GAAAAACATTCTTCTACTCAGGTAGGAAAAGGTGAAAATGAAGGCCGTCATCTGCATCATTGGCAGATTGTTCACAAGCAAAATCAGATCTCATTGAATAAGCAACAGGAAGGGACAACCACATTTAAACTTCCGGAAGGTTTTTCTCCTGAAAACTGGGAAGTTATAGCTTTTATTCAAAATCCAAAAACGGGAGAGATATCAGGATCAGCAAAAACAATTTTCAAATAATTGTTACATAATACATTAATAATAACAACTAAAAATAATACTACAATGAAAACAAAAACAACAAAAATCATCTATTGGACAGGAGCTATTTTTATGTCATTATGGTTCGGAGCCAGCGGTTTCTTTGAGCTTACAAAAAATCCTGTCGTATGGGACATTACTCAACAACTTGGCTATCCGCCTCATTTTATTTATATACTGGGTGTCTTTAAAATTTCAGGCGTTATTGTTCTTCTCCTTCCCAACAGATTAATGAGATTGAAAGAATGGGTATTTGCAGGAATGTTTTTCGATATTATTTTTGCTTTCTTCTCAAAAATTGCGGTATTGGGTTTTCCAGCTACAATAGATGCAATAGTTGCTTTCTCTATACTTACAATGACTTATCTGATGTTCAGAAAGCTGTATTCTACCGAGCTGGTATTTGGAGAAGCTTAATGATTTTAAACTCTAATTTTTTCTTATGTATAAAAACAGATCCTCTCGTTGCCCGGGAGGATTTGTTGTGTGAATTGATGATTATTAAATCTTGGCTAAAGCTGAATGGTAAATTTTTATTGAAAAAGCGGACTAAAGTCCGCTTCTATTGATTGAATTGCCTTTTATAATTAACCACCCCGTCAAAAATTCTTTGAATTTTGCCACCCCTCCAGAGGATGGGAATGCCAAGCACTTAAGATGACTGGTTTCTATTTTTCACCCCAATCCCTGCAACCTATTATCTGCCACCTATTACCTAATTCATAAAACTTTCCGGGAACCATTGAAATGCTCCGGATGTTGTTTTTGTAAAGCCCAGACCCGGCCAGGGTAAATGACAGGCCAATGCTCTGGTTTTAGTATCTGCCAATTGCTTCAGGAGATCTTTCCTTGAAGCGGTGGCAAGATCAAGATCGGTATCACCAAAGTAGCCCCATTCAGGATGTTGGAAAAGAATTATATCGGAATGAACCAAATCTGCAATGTAGATCAGCTTTTCATTTCCAGAAGAAATGGTTGTCACCGTTAAACCAGGAGTATGACCGGGCGCCAGCTGAAAACCGAAATTGTCATAGAGCGGATCATTAAGGTCATAAAACTTAAGTTTCGGCTGAATTGTTTTAAGAATATTTTGAACAGCAGGAATAATCTGATTGAGTAATTCAGGTTGCTTTTTCAAAGCGCTATTATTAAAATCTTTGATAGTAGCTTTCGCCCAAAAGTCGTGTTCAATTTCTGAAATGAAAATATTGGCGTTTGGAAAAACCAGATTCTGCTTTTTGTCAACCACCCCGCCAATATGATCAGGGTGCGCATGAGAGATAAAAACATCTGTAATATCTTTTGGTGAAAAGCCAGCTTTTTGGAGACTTTTTAATAAAAACCCGGTTCTTTCATCAGCAAAAATACCCATTCCGGTATCTAACAGGATGAGCTTATTCTTTGTTTTAACCAATAGAATATTCATCGCCAGATCAATATAATTCTCCGGTCTGAAATTATTTTTAAGGATTGATTTCAACTCAGAAACAGTTCCTCTGGGAGCAAATGCATTGAGATTTTCTTCATGAATATATCCGTCTGTAAGAACAAACAATTCCAACTCTCCAAGCTTCAGTTTTTTAAAGCCAGAAAGATCATCACCGGTTTTTTCAGAGATTTTTGGAGTTTCTGCCAGTACACTGGAAAAAGGGATCATGCTTAATGTTCCTGCCAATAAGCCATTCTTTAATAGTTCTCTTCTATTCATAATTTAGTTTTTTCCATTATTTATACATTCTCAGTGAGAATAATAACAAAAAAACTGAGCTCCCATCATAAGCAGGAACTCAGTTTTTGTAGCGTAGTTTTTAGTTGTTTACCAGTTTCATTGAACCTTCGGTATATCTTTCCCCTACATTCGGGTATTTTTTCAGAATGGCATCAATGGTATCCAGATCTGATTGCGAAAGGTCTATATTGACGGCTGCAATATTTTCTTCCAGGTATTTGATTCGTTTGGTACCCGGAATCGGGATGATGTCGTCTCCCTGATTCAATACCCAGGCCAATGCAAGCTGGGTTCCTTTTACCCCTTTGGAAGCTGCAAATTCATTGATTTCATTAGCCAGTTTTGTGTTATTTTCAAGATATTCCTGCTGATAACGCGGCAGTGATTTTCTGAAGTCATCATCACCAAGATTCTGCGCATCATAAATATTGGTAAAAAGGCCTCTTGCCAGCGGTGAATAAGGCACTAAAGAAATTCCCAATTCTCTGATAGTTGGTAAAATTTCTTTTTCAACATCTTTCGTAAGGATAGAATATTCTGACTGTAAAGCTGCAATTGGGTGAATTTTATTGGCTTTTCTGATAGATTCTGCTGAAGCTTCGGATAATCCGATATATTTCACTTTTCCTGCTTTCACCAGCTCTGCCATTGCTCCTACGGTTTCTTCTACCGGAACATTAGGATCTACTCTGTGAGCGTAATACAAATCAATAGTGTCTATTTTTAATCTTTGAAGGCTTAAATCTACTGCTTTTCTGATCCATTCCGGAGAACCGTCAAAATACGTTCCCGGAGCTCCGCTGTGGCTTGCTTTACCATCTTTAAACCTGAATCCGAATTTGGTTGCAATAAAAATCTTATCCCTGTTCGGAACCAAAACCTTGGAGATCAGTTTTTCGTTTTCTCCATTGGCATACATATCTGCTGTATCCCAGAAGTTTATCCCTAAATCCAAAGCTCTGTGTAAAGTACTGATACTTTCCTGTTCATCTGCAGGGCCATAAGCAAAGCTCATTCCCATACATCCTAAACCAATTGCTGATAACTGTTCTTCTGTGTTTCCTAATTTTTTAAATTTCATGATAGGTATGATTTAATTTTACAAGACAAAATTAGAACATGGAAAGATCAACTGCCGTATAGAATTCAAACTAAGAATTATAAAATTCAAACAAGGTTCGTTCTTAAAGCATTTGGAGTAATTCCTGTCTGCTTTTTAAAATAGTTGGTAAAATAAGCAGGTTCTTCAAAACCCAATCCGTAAGCAATTTCAGAAATATTCCAATCTGTATAAGTGAGCAAAGCATGAGCTTCCTGAATAATTTTTGCAGTGATCTGCTGACTGGTTGTTTTTCCTGTAATTTCTTTTACCGAACGGTTTAAAGAATTCACATGTATCGAAAGACTCTGCGCATAATCGTTGGGAGTTTTTAATTTTAGAAATGCCGCAGGGCTGTCGATCGGAAATTGTCTTTCCAGCAATTCCATAAATAAGGCAGCAACTCTCTGTGAAGCATTCTGATAGGGCTCAAAACTTTCTGCCGGCTGCATTCTGATGGTTTCATGAATCATCAGATGCAGATACGCTCTCAGCATATCATATTTATGAATATATTCAGACTGAATTTCAGTCATCATTTTCGCATAAATATCCGAAAGTATTTTCTGCTGTTCCTCATCCAAAAAGAAAACCGGAGTTCCACCAATCTTGAAAAGCGGAGAATCCTGAAGGTTTCCCATACGGCTTCCATTATGCAGAAACTGATCGGTAAACAAACAAAACCAGCCTTTCTGATTAGCATCATCCGCTTCCCAGGAATAAGGAATGTTAGGATTTGAGAACAATAACGCAGGGCGGTCCACTTTAATCCATTTATCAGCATAATGGAGTTTTCCCTTTCCTATGATCAGTGAAACCTTATAATAATATCTCCTGCTATAAGGGGTCAGTAGAGAGCAATGTTCCCGGGAAAAAACATTGAAGTGCCCCATCTTATTGATGCCAATACATGATGACATCAGGTTGGGAGCATTTCTTTCATAAAAATCGTTGAGTGATTCGTGTAATTCCATAACTCAAAGTTATAAAATTCAAACAAATTAAAATAATACTTGAAATGTAAAAAATAAAATGACTGACAAAGATGCCAGTCATTTAAGAGTGAATATATAGTTGATAATGATTAATCCCAATCATCGTCGTGACCATGACCACGATGTTTGTTCTGTTTTTTATAGTATTTTTCCTGATTTTTATAATACTTCTCTTGTTCTTTACGATATTTTTTATAATCGTTTTTATTTCTGCCATAAACAATCACTGGGTTTTGACCTCTGTAATATCTCTTTTTAAAGATGATATACTTTTCTCTACCCATGATTCTTTCCAGCTCCGAGTAACGGTCATTTCTCCATCTTCCCGGCTCTACCACATACACCCTGTTCCATGTGTCGTAATCACGATACCTATCATTAAGTACATAAATCTGATTGGCCTGTGTTGTAGACAACAACAGATCGGCAACAACTCTTTGCCAGTTAACATCAGAAATACTCCTTCTATAATCGTTATAATAGTCTGACTGGGCATAACTCAAACTGAATGTACCAATCAAAAATGCTGTTAATAGTAACTTTTTCATTTCATTCCACTTTAAAATTAAACATGATGGCATACTCAATTAAAGTGCCAAATCTTAATTACAAATACTAATATTTGTTAAGAAAAACCATAAACAACTGATTATCTTTGAAATATTTAATACATTTTTATGAAATTATTGCATGTTAATCATCTTAAAATTTATAATCAGAAGACAATTAATTTTATTAAACAGAAGTTTTTAATAAGCAAATGAAAATCAGCAAATTGGGATTAAATTAGAATATTAAAGAGTAAATATTGTAAGTTTTGGCTAAAGCCAATAGATGGGAAATTTATTGTCAGGTGGGTTAAAACCCACCTCTATTGAAATTTAACAACAAGATCTTTTATCTTTTATCTTTTATCTTTTATCTTTTATCTTTTATCTTTTATCTTTTATCTTTTATCTTTTATCTTTTATCTTTTATCTTTTATCTTTTATCTTATAAATTTCGTTAAGATTCCCGAAAACTATTATTTCATATTGTTTAATTTCGTAATTTTAGTGAAGAGAATGTTTTTCGGAAAGTTCTCTAAATTATTTTTTTACCAACCAAATCTTACATTATCATGGAAAATATAAAGTTTCAGGTATCGCCATATCAGGATGAATTGCAGCTCCTTATTGATGGGAAAAAGGCTGGTTATATGTCCATAGAGGTTGACGGAAGACTGCTTATTGTGTATTATACGAAACTTGATGAAGAACGTGAAGGAAAAGGATACGCCAAACTATTGCTGGATGAGCTGGTACGCTACGCAGAAGAAAAAGATTTGCTTGTAGACCCGGAATGTGATTTTGTTCGTCAACAGTTTGAAAACCATCCTGTAAGATATAAAGACATCTGGCATGCCTGATCAATCTTCCCACCAGGCTGTAAATTGCTGTTCATGCTGATTCATGTCTACTACCTCTCCAATCATTGGAGTGAGGATATTCAGTTTTTTTTCTTTTCCCAAAGCAGTTATCTTTTGTAAAGGTTCATTCCATGGATGAAGAGCGAGTGCAAATTTGGCTGCATGAACAGGAATAATACGCTCCGCTTTGAGATCAATACCAACCTGAATAACATCTTCCGGCAACGTGTGAATATACCTCCATGCTTCTCCATATTGTCCGTTCTCAAGAATAGCATAATCGAAAGGGCCATATTGCTCACCAATTGTTTTAAAATGGCTGTCATAACCACTGTCTCCCCCCAAGAAAATTTTCTTTGTTGGCGTTATCAAAACATAGGAACTCCATAGGGTATCATTCTGCCTTATTCTTCTGCCGGAAAAATGTCTGGCAGGAGTAAACACAATTTTCATATCATTTTTCAGATTCACTTCAGTTCCCCATTCTTCTTCAATAAGCGAATTTTCAGCATATCCCCATCTCTCTAAATGCGCTCCCACTCCCAAAGGCAAAATAGCCATTCCCGTTCTGTCTCTGATAGATGCTACAGTCGGGTAATCCAGATGGTCAAAATGATCGTGGGTGATTACCAGATAATCAATAGCAGGAATATCTTCAGGTTTAAAGATATCTGACCCTTTGAATGCCTTGTTAAAATATTTAAAAGGAGAACCATATAAACTCAATACAGGATCAATCAGGAAAGAAATACCGTCTGTCTGCAAATAATAAGATGAATGTCCCAGCCAGATAAATATATCCTGATTTTTGGCTATGCTTTTTAAATTGGTATGAATGGATGGAATTTCTTTTAAAGGTTTCAGAAGTGGATCTTTTTTTCCTAAAAAGAAATCATAAGTCACTTTCGACATTTTATAGCCTTCTGTAATAGATGGGGTATGGCTGATATTCTGAAACTGTCTTTTTTTATAGAGTTTTGACTGTTTGATCCGCTTCAGCCTCTTCCCTTTTGGCACCCCGCCAAACGCCTTCATATTGATCACTATAAAAAAGGTAACTGTAAGAACAGCTACTGTCGTAATAATCCAATAAATCATCTGTAGAAAATAAATATCAAATGTATTGACTTTTGTCTTTACATGAAAATTTATTCCGTTTAAGTGCATTTTTTAACTAAATTTATCATGTATTTTGGAAAATTTATTACTCATTTGAGTCGTGATTAATTTTAAACTTTCTATATTTAGCACCTTAAAAAAACTCAGATATCTTGAAAAATTATTCGGTAATATTTCTTCTCGCAATACTTTCGTCTTGTGCGTCTATAAGAAAGCACAACGAACAGCGGGCTTCATGTATTCCACCGGAGCAACTCAAAGAAGATGTGGACTTTGCTTATTCAAAATTACAGCAAATGCATCCTCAATTATACTGGTACATTCCCAAGAAGGAATTGGAACATAAATTTGACAGTCTTAAGCAGACGATCACCGAATCTCTTACTCCTCTTCAGTTTTATTTTAAACTTCAGCCAGTCATTGCGGGAATCCGTGAAGGACATCTTTCATTGAGAATTCCCAGAAAGAAATTTACCAAAAGAGAGTTTAAAAGACTGGAACATCAGAAAGGAATGTTCAGCCGTTTTGAGTATTATATTTCAGGCGATCAAATGTATATTATTCAAAACAGAGATTCCATTGAGCATATACAACCCGGAACTGAGATTTTATCCATCAACCATGTTCCTGTCTCGGATTATATAAAGAAGTACAGAAGTCTCATCAGCAGTGATGGTGACAATACTACTTTCCATCCTTATTTTTTAAAAGATCTTTTCTTTAATTTTTATACAGCAGAGAACGGATTTGGGAATAAAGCAACTCTGGAAACGCTTTATCAGGGAGAAAAAAGAACTTATACTTTAAGCAGAGAAATAAAATCTGATTCTGATCTTGAGAAGGATAAGGAAATGAAGAAAAAGACGCTTGAAAAGAAACTGAATGATTATGTAGCTTCAAGTAATTCTTATAACAGAAGTTTTAAATTCCTGGACAAGGACAGCACTATAGCTTATATAAAAGTTCAGAGTTTCTCCAGAGATTATTCTGATAAGTTTTATAAAAATACCTTTGCCAAGATCAATGAAGCCAAGGCACCTTACCTCATCATAGATGTGCGAAATAACTATGGAGGTTCTCTCTATGAGATTAATAATCTGTATTCCTATTTGGCGGAAGCTCCTTTTACCCTGATCAAACCTTCTCAGGTAACATCAAGAAATACTCCACTGCGCACCAATTATTTCAGAAAAAGCAATCCATTAGAATATGCTCTTAAAAGCATTGCTTATCCGAGTTATTTCTTCGCACAGGCTTTCAGCACCTATAAAAAAGACGGAAAAGTTTTCTATAAAATGAAAGCTGATAAATCTACAAAACCCAATAAGCAAGCTTTCCATGGAAAAGTTTTCGTATTGATCAACGGAGGAAGCTTCTCAGCATCTTCTATTATTACTGCCAAGCTTAAAAATGATAAAAGGGCAACTCTTGTAGGTGAAGAAACAGGTGGTGCCAATGACGGAACAGTTGCAGGTTTCTATTCTTATCAGAAACTTCCTAATTCTAAAATCAGGTTCCCAATAGGATTACTTCTGGTGCAGCCTAATATCAAATTCTCAGATTCACGGAAAGGTGTTGTTCCTGACGTAGTAGTTACTGAAAGCATGCAGGATATTATTGACAAAAAAGATCCACAACTGGATTGGATAAAAAATGAAATTGCTAAAGAAAAAGAGAATAAAGGACAATAATTTATAAAGTTTCGGCGGGCTTTCAGCCCGCCGAAACTTATTTCTATCTTTTCAATTCTTCCAAAAGATTTTCAATATGCTGCATATATCTTCCGTAATAACGGTGAAACCAGAACTTTCCGGCCAGGTAGAGTAAAAACAATCCTCCGATCACAGATCCTATTAAGATCACTGCAATTTTAAGTTCACTCAAAGGTTTTGGCCACGGGATAAATTCCAGGACAATAAGGATCTCACATACCAGAAACGGGGCAAAACTGATATAGTATGACAGATAATATTGTTTATTCAGATTCAGCTGCATCACAAGATCTTTCAGAGAATCGTAGGTTTTGGGTGCAGGATTACTGATTTCGTTATACAGTTTAAAGAACTTACTGAAAAAGAAAACGGTAACAATAAGCATGGAAGCAATTAAAACCGTGATATATAATTGCAATTTAAACGGTCTGCAGACTGAGCAAACCAAAAATGCAAAAACAAAAATCCCTATCACCCACCAGAATTCCACACGCATGTTTTTACGTATTTTTTCAAGGGGAAGATTCAGTTTATTTCTTTGTTCTATGCTTATTTCAGGAGTTTCCTCCATAATATCTTCATTCCAGGTATTTTTCAATTCATCGATATTCATTGGATTACTGATTTTAATGTTTGTTGGTTTTTATTTGGCTTAAGATATCTTTAAGTTTGTTTTTTGCGCGGTTCATTTTCACTCTTACATTTCCTTCAGAAATTCCTATCTGCTCTGCAATCTGCTTTCCTGAAAAATCTTCCAGATAATAGAATATAAAGGCTTTATCAATAGGATTAAGTTGATGAATGGCCTTATACATTTCAGCCAGGCGCTCTTCTTTGCGATAATCATAGTCTTCCTGTACAATGATATGATTGGAAAAATCTTCATTGGCAATAAAGCTTTTTCTTTTTTCTGATTTAAGGAAAATAATAGCCGTATTCAAAGCGATCCTGTACAGCCATGTTGAAAATTCGCTTTCACCTCTGAAACCAGGAAATGCTTTCCAGAGCTGATAGGTAATCTCCTGAAAAAGATCATCACGGTCATCCTTTTCAGTCATGTACATTTTAGAAATCTTAAATAGGATTCCTTTATGCTGTTCAATTTGACTTATAAACTCTTGTTCTAATGAGGTCATGATTTGTTACTCTATAGAGTTAGTTTTCATTTAAAAAAATTGTTACAGTTTTTACAAAAGAAATAAAAAAACCTGACAGCTTATCTATCAGGTTCTTATTTATATTAAAATTCTAATTCAGTTTATTTAAGGCTCTTTGCAAGGATCCTATATCAAGAAGGTTCAGCTTGGCACCGGCTATTATGACAATCAAAAAAACGAGTG is a window from the Chryseobacterium indologenes genome containing:
- a CDS encoding DoxX family protein; amino-acid sequence: MKTKTTKIIYWTGAIFMSLWFGASGFFELTKNPVVWDITQQLGYPPHFIYILGVFKISGVIVLLLPNRLMRLKEWVFAGMFFDIIFAFFSKIAVLGFPATIDAIVAFSILTMTYLMFRKLYSTELVFGEA
- a CDS encoding MBL fold metallo-hydrolase; its protein translation is MNRRELLKNGLLAGTLSMIPFSSVLAETPKISEKTGDDLSGFKKLKLGELELFVLTDGYIHEENLNAFAPRGTVSELKSILKNNFRPENYIDLAMNILLVKTKNKLILLDTGMGIFADERTGFLLKSLQKAGFSPKDITDVFISHAHPDHIGGVVDKKQNLVFPNANIFISEIEHDFWAKATIKDFNNSALKKQPELLNQIIPAVQNILKTIQPKLKFYDLNDPLYDNFGFQLAPGHTPGLTVTTISSGNEKLIYIADLVHSDIILFQHPEWGYFGDTDLDLATASRKDLLKQLADTKTRALACHLPWPGLGFTKTTSGAFQWFPESFMN
- a CDS encoding aldo/keto reductase is translated as MKFKKLGNTEEQLSAIGLGCMGMSFAYGPADEQESISTLHRALDLGINFWDTADMYANGENEKLISKVLVPNRDKIFIATKFGFRFKDGKASHSGAPGTYFDGSPEWIRKAVDLSLQRLKIDTIDLYYAHRVDPNVPVEETVGAMAELVKAGKVKYIGLSEASAESIRKANKIHPIAALQSEYSILTKDVEKEILPTIRELGISLVPYSPLARGLFTNIYDAQNLGDDDFRKSLPRYQQEYLENNTKLANEINEFAASKGVKGTQLALAWVLNQGDDIIPIPGTKRIKYLEENIAAVNIDLSQSDLDTIDAILKKYPNVGERYTEGSMKLVNN
- a CDS encoding helix-turn-helix domain-containing protein; the protein is MELHESLNDFYERNAPNLMSSCIGINKMGHFNVFSREHCSLLTPYSRRYYYKVSLIIGKGKLHYADKWIKVDRPALLFSNPNIPYSWEADDANQKGWFCLFTDQFLHNGSRMGNLQDSPLFKIGGTPVFFLDEEQQKILSDIYAKMMTEIQSEYIHKYDMLRAYLHLMIHETIRMQPAESFEPYQNASQRVAALFMELLERQFPIDSPAAFLKLKTPNDYAQSLSIHVNSLNRSVKEITGKTTSQQITAKIIQEAHALLTYTDWNISEIAYGLGFEEPAYFTNYFKKQTGITPNALRTNLV
- a CDS encoding GNAT family N-acetyltransferase; translation: MENIKFQVSPYQDELQLLIDGKKAGYMSIEVDGRLLIVYYTKLDEEREGKGYAKLLLDELVRYAEEKDLLVDPECDFVRQQFENHPVRYKDIWHA
- a CDS encoding MBL fold metallo-hydrolase gives rise to the protein MHLNGINFHVKTKVNTFDIYFLQMIYWIITTVAVLTVTFFIVINMKAFGGVPKGKRLKRIKQSKLYKKRQFQNISHTPSITEGYKMSKVTYDFFLGKKDPLLKPLKEIPSIHTNLKSIAKNQDIFIWLGHSSYYLQTDGISFLIDPVLSLYGSPFKYFNKAFKGSDIFKPEDIPAIDYLVITHDHFDHLDYPTVASIRDRTGMAILPLGVGAHLERWGYAENSLIEEEWGTEVNLKNDMKIVFTPARHFSGRRIRQNDTLWSSYVLITPTKKIFLGGDSGYDSHFKTIGEQYGPFDYAILENGQYGEAWRYIHTLPEDVIQVGIDLKAERIIPVHAAKFALALHPWNEPLQKITALGKEKKLNILTPMIGEVVDMNQHEQQFTAWWED
- a CDS encoding S41 family peptidase, with the translated sequence MKNYSVIFLLAILSSCASIRKHNEQRASCIPPEQLKEDVDFAYSKLQQMHPQLYWYIPKKELEHKFDSLKQTITESLTPLQFYFKLQPVIAGIREGHLSLRIPRKKFTKREFKRLEHQKGMFSRFEYYISGDQMYIIQNRDSIEHIQPGTEILSINHVPVSDYIKKYRSLISSDGDNTTFHPYFLKDLFFNFYTAENGFGNKATLETLYQGEKRTYTLSREIKSDSDLEKDKEMKKKTLEKKLNDYVASSNSYNRSFKFLDKDSTIAYIKVQSFSRDYSDKFYKNTFAKINEAKAPYLIIDVRNNYGGSLYEINNLYSYLAEAPFTLIKPSQVTSRNTPLRTNYFRKSNPLEYALKSIAYPSYFFAQAFSTYKKDGKVFYKMKADKSTKPNKQAFHGKVFVLINGGSFSASSIITAKLKNDKRATLVGEETGGANDGTVAGFYSYQKLPNSKIRFPIGLLLVQPNIKFSDSRKGVVPDVVVTESMQDIIDKKDPQLDWIKNEIAKEKENKGQ
- a CDS encoding RNA polymerase sigma factor, whose amino-acid sequence is MTSLEQEFISQIEQHKGILFKISKMYMTEKDDRDDLFQEITYQLWKAFPGFRGESEFSTWLYRIALNTAIIFLKSEKRKSFIANEDFSNHIIVQEDYDYRKEERLAEMYKAIHQLNPIDKAFIFYYLEDFSGKQIAEQIGISEGNVRVKMNRAKNKLKDILSQIKTNKH